ctatagcatacgaaaaatcaaaaatcatatTGAATTGCTATTTTTTGGCCATAAATattccaaaaaacgaggaacggtcatggagaagcgaTGAACAATCAAGTTTTGTGGATGTTGTTATGGATAATGAAATTCCATATGAACAATCAAGGCATTTTTCCGCAAAGCGAGTTCGGATCAGTATATAATCCAAATTTGTTGCTAATCGGTTGTCTATGGTTCGTAATAATGAGTCATGTTCTGTTTTCCTTTTTATTGAAAATCCCTCAAGCTCAAGAATGATGCAATAGTTGAAGCATTTCAGGGTAGTAAGAGTAGTAGATCTTGCTTCCTGGACGTTTCATGAGTTTCCCAGTTTTATAGTTGAACTATTGCAATTGTGATACCTAGCTTTGAGTGTTTACTCGTACACTTCTGTATTTGCAAACTTTAGTACTTAAGTCTCCAACATCTATTGCGTGGAAGTATTCTCGATTTCTCATATTACCATCAGAAATTTTCAAGAGATCGCAATTGAGACATCTCCCTTTAGACTGGAATTACTTGAATCAACATGAGTCTAGAGAGAGAAGTTGGATCCTGGGAAATTTGCAGTGTCTATCTCGGTTGAATCAACATGAGTCTAGAGAAAGTTGGATTCTGAGAAATTTGCAGTATTTGTCCGGGTGGAATCCTTTATCAGTCGTTAGACGACTTCCCAACATAAAGAAGTTGCAAATATGTGGCGTCCGTGAAGACTACATAAAAaaaccgaattcggtcggaaataaaaaattaaaaaaaaattaatagttTACGATCGATTTCGTTcggaaatttgaaaataaaaaatatatatttaatagtTTCTGactgatttcggtcggaaattaaaGTTTGACAGTCAGTCAACGCATTGAagtttccgaccgatttcgatcgGTACACATTTGCGACCAACATTTTTCGGACCAATTAAAATCGATCGGAATGCGATCAATTttgaccgaattcggtcggaaatagCGGATGGAAATACGCTGTTTTTAGTAGTGCATGGGCAACGACTTTCATGATTGTTGCTACTTGGATCAGCTTAAGGAATTGAAATTTAAGATTCGAAAGATGGTAGAAAAATTATTACTATTGGAAGGCCATTGTATCCTACATCTTTAGTTCTTCCTCCTCTAGGTACTTTTGCAAAGAACCTTAAGAAGTTAGCTTCTACCCGTACTCGTTGGCGTTGGGAGGATTTGGGGATTCTTGGTAAGTTGCCCAAACTCACCACCACTAGCCAAATACTATAATTCATCATGACCAACAACCGTTATCACATAGCCACAGTCACAACGTCAGGAGTCAGCACATCAACCATTATTATATATCGCCAACCATAGCTATCAACCACAACCACCATTAATTACTACTATCATCCACCACAATTATTAGTTGCCACCACCAATGACCACCATCAACCACCATTATTAATCGTTATTGTTAGCCACTACCACTACTAGCGACTATCCACAACCGACACCACATCCAACATCACCACCCCAGTCGACACCCACAACCGCCACCAACTAccatattatttttaaaaacatattttattgataaaatattagattaattaacttttaaataaagataaaatttatatattcaaatgttaaaaatcaaacagtcttaattatttagtattcagattttaatatacatcttaatatttatatgtgtatatctatttaaatattttaattataataaaaacaaatgaggcctagtGAGATCACTCTGACTTAATTGAGGACAAGGTACGCATCATGTCAACGCTTTATTACTACCATAATTCCGCGTTAAAAAAATTAGGATAATACAAGAATTACCACATATATCCACCTCAAGCCTTTGTGCTGAGTTCTTGGCCAGCGCGCGCAGGAGCTGAGCAGAAAATAGGATAATATTGTAACTTTTGGCAGAATGGAAGTCTACGCCCCCAGGCCAGAGCCACCCACAACCCAAACCAATTTTACTTCAATAATGTCTGCAGGTACAGAAATCAACTGCTCACTTTGAGAAGCAGTCAAAGAAGATGGCTTTAATTTtgtttgttgaaagtttgaaacaGACCTCAGTTTACTTCCAACAACCTTCTGTTTGCCGTGTTGGCAATTTGTCTTGTCTCAAGGGAAAAAAAATATGGAACTTTCACCACCACTCATTTAGAAGTTGAATATTGGTACTTTGTATATATTTAGTTTATATGTCACAAGAAAATATACTCTTCGTCccaatttatgtaaaaattatcgaatttcgagagtTAAATGAGTAATTCTTTGaccataatttaaatattttaattattaattattacgATGTATAATActttttacataatttttaaatatgtaaattttatttcaaaaaatttaaaaatattgtttaaatatatgatcaaaattaataaattttattaattttgaatCTCGTAGAGAAAAAGTGTCATATAGATTGagacatatataaaaaaatatacttcaCGCGGAAGCACGTGTCTTGCAGTCTCTAAAGTCAACACCACTAGTAATGTGAATAAAGGATTTCCTTTGCTAAAATTCTACCACTTTTCTTAGAAGTTCATTGGTACTTCAAATGAATATAAATCAAACTTTCCTACCTAATGCTCTCATAGAAACCTTCTCTTCTTAATGAAGTTAGGAAAAGTTTAGGAAAAGAGGACCTTTATTCCTGAAAAAGGGAATTTTATTCATCTTGAAATTACAAAAGGAATACTGAAAGACATTTTTATTTAGCCCAAAACGGTGATGTGGTTTAAAATATTAATTGAAGTTTGCTTAGTATGACCCCGGAGAAGCAAAAGTGACAAACATTTTGGAACGAAAAAGACTATTAACGGTTTAAATACTACTTTCaccattttaatttatgtgaactcatttgattgtgcatggagtttaagaaaaaagtaaagacttttgaatttgtggtgtaaaataagacacatatattttatgtggctataaatcattgcatgatggtaaattatttccaaataaggaaagagtcattctttttggtatggaataaaaagtaaatatgcgatcacataaattgaaaaggagagaatatatattttttgggaCTATTCAGATTAGtaaatataaaacaaaaactaGAGCTAGGCTTCCAACTGGTTGATAGAGACGAGAGTGGACCAAGCTGGAAATGTGATGGAAGCTAACTTGTGATCTcaacaaacaaaagaaagacCTTTCCACTTTCTGTTTTAAATTGAGAAATTAGGAACTATCACACAAAGAGATTCTGCCTTGTGTATGCACAAACTCTCCATATTTTTATCACACACTACAtacgagagaaagagagaaactGAGACATGGCTTATGCTGCTATTACTTCCCTCATGAGCACCATACAACAATCAATGCAACTTACTGGACATAACCTGCAATCGTTCTATGAAAAGCTTGAATCGTTGATAGCTATTACGGAGAAACCGTGCAATAATATGATAGGCAATCTTGGTCCATTGACAAGATTGGAAGCTAAAGTGATAGAGCTAGCATGCAGCACAGAAGATATGGTTGACTCGGAATCAAGAAATGTTATGGTTGACCTGGAATCAAGAAATGTTATAAACATAATTTCACGAACAATATCCTTTTGGAGACTTCGTTTCCTCTTGAAACAAGCAATACGAGACATTGATTGCACCGCGAAGAAGTGGATAGGAACACAGACCAACCAAGATCTGAAAGCACAAAATCCGATTCTTCCCTCTACATCTGAACGTGCTTTGGAGCCCGAGAATATGATGGTCGGCCATGAAAATGAATTCGAGATGATGCAGGACCAACTTGCTAGAGGAGCTAGTGAACTAGAAGTTGTCTCAATTGTAGGTATGGGGGGCATTGGCAAAACAACTCTGGCGAACAAAATCTTCAGTGATCCATTCATTATGTCTCGCTTTGACATTCGTGCAAAAGTTACTATTTCACAAGAGTATTGTCCGAGAAAAGGACTCCTAGGCCTTCTCTCTTCTATCACTGGAAAGACCGATAAACCTTATGAGCAGCAAGATGATGGGCAACTAAAGGACCGACTTCAAAAGCTCCTAAAAGGTAGGAGATACTTGATAGTCGTTGATGACATATGGAATGAAGCAGCTTGGGATGATATAAAACTATGCTTCCCAGACTGTAACAATAGGAGTCGAATACTCTTGACCACTCGAAATGTGGAAGTGGCTGAATATGCTAGCTCAGGTAAGCCTCCTTATCAAATGCGCCTTTTGAATTGCCATGAAAGTTGTGATTTACTGCACAAAAGGGTCTTTCTGAATGAATGTTTCCCCCCTGAATTCGAACAACTTGGGAAACAAATTGCATTAAACTGCAAAGGATTACCCCTAGCAATTATTGTAATTGCTGGACTTCTTTCCAAAATCGGTAAATCAATGGATGAGTGGCAAATGGTTGTTGAGAATGTAAGTTCATTAGTAAGCACAGATGTTGATGTCCAATGCATGAGGGTGCTAGCATTGAGTTACCATCACTTGCCTCGTCGCCTAAAATCGTGCTTTCTGTATTTTGCAATCTTCCCAGAGGATGAACAGATTTTTGTCAATAAACTTGTGGAATTATGGGCTGTAGAGGGATTTTTGAAGGTGGACGATATGAATAACATAGAAAAGGTGGGTGAAGAATTTCTAAAAGAACTTATAGATAGAAGTTTAATTTCAATCcaaaatttgagttttgatggAAAAATCGAGAGTTGTGGAATGCATGATTTGATTCGTGAACTATGCTTGAGGGAAGCTCAAAACATGAATTTTGTGAATGTTATTGGAGAAGAGAATGATCGAAATCCATGTGCACAGTTGATGCATTTTTCTAGGAGTCGAAGTCGGATCAGTATCCAATCGAACAATCGAGACGATTCTATTGAGGCAAAATTGGCCATATATCCTGAAAAAGATGCCCGTTCTATTATCTGTTTTAGAGGGCATTGGTTCGTGCAAAAGTCGTTACGTTTCAAGCTAGTAAGAGTACTAGATCTTGCTTTAGTGAGATGTAGTACTTTTCCTAGTGGGATACTTGATCTAATTCACTTGAGATACCTTGCTTTGACTCTTTATCCTCACTTGGAGTCGGGAAAAGAGATTCCCTCAACAACAGTCATTCCTCCACCGATATCTAGCCTATGTTATCTGCAAACCTTTAAACTTTACCTTCCTATTTCCAAAAACCTGGTCTTTCCTTTCATATTACCATCAGAAATTTTGGCGATGCCACAATTAAGGCACCTCTTTTTAGATTGGAATTACTTGCAGTCTTACGAGACTACGAAGAAAAGTTTGGTTCTGAAAAATTTGCAGTGTCTGTCTGGATGGAATCCTTGCTATTGTACTGGCTCTGTCTTTAGACTATTTCCCAACTTAAAGAAGTTGCAAATACGTGGCATCCCAAAAGACTTTAATCAccatgcactctttgatttttgCAACTTAGATCAGCTCGAGGAATTGGAATTTTGTGTTACTTATCCGCGTTTTGGTTGCTTTCTGGATAGAACTACACATCCAGAAGGCCGTTTGAGGCTCCATAATCCCCCTTTATTTAATGCAGAAGACGCTTTTGCACCTTTTCAGCTACCTCATCCAAATAATTTTCCACAAAACCTCAAGAATTTAGCTTTTAGTGGCACTTTTTTTTGTTGGAAGGATTTGAGCGGTTTTGGTAAATTGCCTAAACTCGAGTCCATTAAACTTGGATATGATGCTTTCCAAGACAAGGAGTGGGAAATAGTTGATGAAGTATTTCCTCGCTTGAAGTTCTTGCTCCTCGAAGACTTAGAGATTAGGCACTGGAGAGCCAGTTGTGACAATTTTCCGTGCCTTGAACGACTATTTCTCAAAGGTTGTTGGTATTTGGATTCAATCCCTCAAGATTTTGCAGATATAACCACGCTTGCTCTAATTGATATATGGAGGTGTGCAAAATCTGTTGAGAATTCCGCCAAGCAGATTCAACAGGACATGCAAGATAACTATGCAATTTCTATTGAGGTCCATATCCATTAGGCTAATTGTAAGAAATGGTCTTCCTTGATTTAATTGTTGCTTGTACAAGTACTATTTGTGTGTCCAAATATAGGAGTTTATAGTCCACTTAAGTTTCTAGTAGTTGAAATATAGGAGCCAGACACCATTTCTTTGCTGCTTTGCATTCTTTTATGTATCTTATGTTAGCCTCTAACATTAACAATCCTCTCAAGTCTTAAATTCTATGACTCTTAGTATGTTGTCCAGTAGTGAGCAATATGTTAACTTTTCATAAATGCATGCCCGTGCGCTTGTTATAATTTTCTCTTGTTTAGTGATACAACAATAAACCCAGTATACtcccacaagtgggatctggggaggataGATAGTACGcaatcttacccctaccttttTCAGGTAgcgaggttgtttccgatagtcCCTCGGCTCAAGACAAGCATGCATAATCACAACAGTATATAGAAAGAAAATGCAATAGTATGAAAGTCAGGGAAGCAGTAGCCAAAACACAAGCAACATCGGATAGTAATAGCTCTTGTTCAGATATATGTAAACTTTTTTATACATGTATGGGAATGCTTGTTTTAATTTTCTATTGTTATTTAATTTTGGGGATATGATttcatttttattctttatttgtCTGCAGGATAAAATAGGTTATGACCttaaggtgttttgaagattaaCTGTTCTCTTTAGGGATGTATATGGATTaggttggttcgatttttatcaaaaccaaaacaaaccaactatatcggtttggattggttcggttttgtcggacTTTTCggatttttcgaattttttattacttaaatattactttgttaattttttataagtaaatatatgtttagtaaaaatataaaaaattaacaaaCATATTATCTATTATAATATTCTTATGTGAGAATTTCCTTAGTAACAAATAATA
Above is a window of Nicotiana tabacum cultivar K326 chromosome 8, ASM71507v2, whole genome shotgun sequence DNA encoding:
- the LOC107817477 gene encoding putative late blight resistance protein homolog R1B-16, with the protein product MAYAAITSLMSTIQQSMQLTGHNLQSFYEKLESLIAITEKPCNNMIGNLGPLTRLEAKVIELACSTEDMVDSESRNVMVDLESRNVINIISRTISFWRLRFLLKQAIRDIDCTAKKWIGTQTNQDLKAQNPILPSTSERALEPENMMVGHENEFEMMQDQLARGASELEVVSIVGMGGIGKTTLANKIFSDPFIMSRFDIRAKVTISQEYCPRKGLLGLLSSITGKTDKPYEQQDDGQLKDRLQKLLKGRRYLIVVDDIWNEAAWDDIKLCFPDCNNRSRILLTTRNVEVAEYASSGKPPYQMRLLNCHESCDLLHKRVFLNECFPPEFEQLGKQIALNCKGLPLAIIVIAGLLSKIGKSMDEWQMVVENVSSLVSTDVDVQCMRVLALSYHHLPRRLKSCFLYFAIFPEDEQIFVNKLVELWAVEGFLKVDDMNNIEKVGEEFLKELIDRSLISIQNLSFDGKIESCGMHDLIRELCLREAQNMNFVNVIGEENDRNPCAQLMHFSRSRSRISIQSNNRDDSIEAKLAIYPEKDARSIICFRGHWFVQKSLRFKLVRVLDLALVRCSTFPSGILDLIHLRYLALTLYPHLESGKEIPSTTVIPPPISSLCYLQTFKLYLPISKNLVFPFILPSEILAMPQLRHLFLDWNYLQSYETTKKSLVLKNLQCLSGWNPCYCTGSVFRLFPNLKKLQIRGIPKDFNHHALFDFCNLDQLEELEFCVTYPRFGCFLDRTTHPEGRLRLHNPPLFNAEDAFAPFQLPHPNNFPQNLKNLAFSGTFFCWKDLSGFGKLPKLESIKLGYDAFQDKEWEIVDEVFPRLKFLLLEDLEIRHWRASCDNFPCLERLFLKGCWYLDSIPQDFADITTLALIDIWRCAKSVENSAKQIQQDMQDNYAISIEVHIH